One Aphidius gifuensis isolate YNYX2018 linkage group LG5, ASM1490517v1, whole genome shotgun sequence genomic region harbors:
- the LOC122857761 gene encoding myosin-VIIa isoform X2, producing MGDYIWIEPISGREFDVAIGARVISAEGRRIQVKDDDNTEQWLTPERRIKAMHATSVQGVEDMISLGDLHEAGILRNLLIRYNENLIYTYTGSILVAVNPYQILPIYTAEQIKLYKDRKIGELPPHIFAIGDNSYAHMNRYGQDQCIVISGESGAGKTESTKLILQYLAAISGKHSWIEQQILEANPILEAFGNAKTIRNDNSSRFGKYIDIHFNDKGVIEGAKIEQYLLEKSRIVSQNNDERNYHIFYCMLAGLSYDEKKKLELDNASNYKYLIGGGSITCEGRDDSAEFADIRSAMKVLLFTDNEIWEILRLLAALLHMGNIKYRATIVDNLDATEISEHTSVKRVALLLGVPIQSLIDALTRKTIFAHGETVVSTLSRDQSVDIRDAFVKGIYGRLFIHIVKRINEAIYRPKNKSRSAIGVLDIFGFENFHQNSFEQFCINYANENLQQFFVQHIFKLEQEEYNNESINWQHIEFVDNQDALDLIAIKQLNIMSLIDEESKFPKGTDQTMLAKIHKTHGLHRNYLKPKSDMNTSFGLNHFAGVVFYDTRSFLEKNRDTFSADLLQLIHISTNKFLKVCFIDDIGMGSETRKRAPTLSTQFKKSLDSLMRTLCNCQPFFIRCIKPNEYKKPMMFDRGLCCRQLRYSGMMETIRIRRAGYPIRHGFKEFVERYRFLISGIPPSHKTDCHLATAKICQIVLGKSDYQLGQTKVFLKDAHDLYLEQERDRVLTKKILILQKNIRGWVYRRRYLRIRHATIIIQKFWRAYEQRKKYKLMKSGYMRLQALVRSRVLSHRFRHLRGHIVSLQSRSRGYLVRQMYHKKMWAIVKIQTHVRRLIAQRCYKKQMYEYRLHIEALKLRKIEERELKEQGNKRAKEIAERNYQQRIQELERKEIEIAIEDKRRMEIKKNIINDAAKKQDEPVDDSKLVEAMFDFLPDSSSEAPTPARETSVFNDLPGIHNDSRDNNNQIKRKALINHANNKNNDDEDNGDDESNDIHHHHHQQHQHHNRGKANANVNANDIDDDDDENENNHDNADDDDDDDNIDVDNDDDDNNNNANNIIEDLTEYKFQKFAATYFQGNITHQYSRKPLKHPLLQLLTQGDQLAAQALWITILRFTGDLPEPRYHTMNRDTTSVMSKVTATLGRNFIRSKEFQEAQMMGMDPDTFKQKPRSIRHKLVSLTLKRKNKLGDDVRRKLQDDEYTADSYQSWLESRPTSNLEKLHFIIGHGILRAELRDEIYCQICKQLTNNPSKSSHARGWILLSLCVGCFSPSIKFVNYLRSFIRDGPPGYAPYCEDRLKRTFNNGTRNQPPSWLELQATKSKKPIMLPITFMDGNTKTLLADSATTARELCNQLSDKISLRDQFGFSLYIALFDKVSSLGSGGDHVMDAISQCEQYAKEQGAQERNAPWRLFFRKEIFAPWHEPTEDQVATNLIYQQVVRGVKFGEYRCDKEDDLAMIAAQQYYIEYNNDMNIDRLYALLPNYIPDYCLTGIDKAIDRWGHLVLQAYKKSYYLKENIRSLRVKEDIVSYAKFKWPLLFSRFYEAYKNSGPNLPKNDVIIAVNWTGVYVVDDQEQVLLELSFPEITTVSSQKTNKIFTQTFSLSTVRGEEFTFQSPNAEDIRDLVVYFLEGLKKRSKYVIALQDYKPPIDNTSTFLNFNKGDLIILDDDNTGESVLNNGWCIGISDKTGEKGDFPAETVYVLPSLTKPPNDILSLFSIDDNNTVYNNNNNNKFYSQQNNINSNSGSINNISTTTTTTATINGIDIIKDKPHTLIDYAIDHFRLPPKRTISKTLTTAARRANINNNINGNNNSNNINNIDDIWRHSREPIKAPLLRKLISKDELAEEACYSFNAILKYMGDLPTKRPRIGNEYTDIIFDGPLKNEILRDEIYCQIMKQLTDNKNRLSEERGWELMWLATGLFVCSQSLLKELTLFLRTRRHPISQDSLQRLQKTLKNGQRKYPPHQVEVEAIQHKTTQIFHKVYFPDDTDEAFEVDSSTKAKDFCHNISQRLNLKSSEGFSLFVKIADKVISVPEGDFFFDFVRHLTDWIRKTRPSRDGISPQFTYQVFFMKKLWTNTVPGKDKNADLIFHFHQELPKLLRGYHKCTKEEASRLAALVYRVRFGENKQELQAIPQMLRELIPGDLVKIQSTNDWKRSIIAAYNQDAGMSPEDAKITFLKIVYRWPTFGSAFFEVKQGTEPNYPELLLIAINKHGVSLIHPQTKDILVTHQFTRISNWSSGNTYFHMTIGNLVRGSKLLCETSLGYKMDDLLTSYISLMLTNMNKQRTIRIPKS from the exons atg ggTGATTACATATGGATCGAGCCAATTTCAGGAAGAGAATTTGATGTTGCAATTGGAGCACGTGTGATATCAGCTGAAGGAAGAAGAATTCAAGTTAAAGACGACGATAATacg gaACAATGGCTAACACCAGAGAGAAGAATAAAAGCAATGCATGCAACATCAGTACAGGGTGTCGAAGATATGATAAGCCTTGGTGATCTTCATGAAGCTGGAAtattaagaaatttattaattcgttataatgaaaatttaatatatacatatactggTTCAATTCTAGTCGCTGTAAATCCATATCAAATATTACCAATATACACTGctgaacaaataaaattatataaagatAGAAAAATTGGTGAATTACCACCTCATATATTTGCAATTGGTGACAATAGTTATGCACATATGAATCGTTATGGACAAGATCAATGTATTGTTATTAGTGGTGAAAGTGGTGCTGGAAAAACAGAAagtacaaaattaatattacaatatcTTGCTGCAATAAGTGGTAAACATTCATGGATTGAACAACAAATACTTGAAGCAAATCCAATACTTGAAGCATTTGGTAATGctaaaacaattagaaatgataattcatcacgttttggtaaatatattgatatacattttaatgataaagGTGTTATTGAAGGTGCTAAAATTGAAcaatatttacttgaaaaatcacGTATTGTATcacaaaataatgatgaaagaaattatcatatattttattgtatgcTTGCTGGTTTAtcatatgatgaaaaaaaaaaattagaactTGATAATGcatcaaattataaatatttaattggtgGTGGTAGTATAACATGTGAAGGACGTGATGATTCAGCTGAATTTGCTGATATACGTTCAGCAAtgaaagtattattatttactgatAATGAAATATGGGAAATATTACGTTTACTTGCTGCATTATTACACATgggtaatattaaatatcgtgcaacaattgttgataatttagatGCAACTGAAATATCAGAACATACTAGTGTTAAACGTGTTGCTCTGTTACTTGGTGTACCAATACAATCACTTATTGATGCATTAACACGTAAAACAATATTTGCACATGGTGAAACTGTTGTATCAACATTATCACGTGATCAATCAGTTGATATACGTGATGCATTTGTTAAAGGTATATATGGAcgtttatttatacatattgttAAACGTATTAATGAAGCAATATATCgtccaaaaaataaatcacgtAGTGCTATTGGTGTACTTGATATATttggttttgaaaattttcatcaaaatagcTTTGAacaattttgtattaattatgctaatgaaaatttacaacaattttttgtacAACATATATTTAAGCTAGAACAAGAAGAATACAATAATGAATCAATCAATTGGCAACATattgaatttgttgataatcaaGATGCACTTGATTTAATTGCAATTAAACAGTTGAATATTATGTCATTAATTGATGAAGAATCAAAATTTCCAAAGGGCACTGATCAAACGATGCTTgctaaaatacataaaacacATGGTTTacatagaaattatttaaaaccaaAATCTGATATGAATACATCATTTGGTTTAAATCATTTTGCTGGTGTTGTATTTTATGATACACGtagttttttagaaaaaaatcgtGATACATTTAGTGCTGATTTATTACAGCTAATTcatatatcaacaaataaatttttaaaagtatgttttattgatgatattggtATGGGTTCAGAGACACGTAAACGTGCACCAACATTATcaacacaatttaaaaaatcattagatTCATTAATGCGTACATTATGTAATTGCCAGCCATTTTTTATAAGATGTATTAAaccaaatgaatataaaaaaccaaTGATGTTTGATCGTGGTTTATGTTGTCGTCAATTACGTTATTCTGGTATGATGGAAACAATTAGAATACGTAGAGCTGGTTATCCAATACGTCATGGTTTTAAAGAATTTGTTGAACGTTATCGTTTTTTAATATCTGGTATACCACCATCACATAAAACAGATTGTCATCTAGCAACAGCTAAAATATGCCAAATTGTATTGGGTAAATCTGATTATCAACTTGGAcaaacaaaagtttttttaaaagatgcacatgatttatatttagaacAAGAACGTGATCGtgtattaactaaaaaaatattaatattacaaaaaaatatacgtggTTGGGTTTATCGTAGACGTTATTTACGTATACGTCatgcaacaataataatacaaaaattttggcGTGCATatgaacaaagaaaaaaatataaactaatgaAATCTGGTTATATGCGTTTACAGGCACTTGTTAGATCACGTGTTTTATCACATAGATTTAGACATTTACGTGGTCATATTGTGTCATTACAATCACGTTCAAGAGGATATCTTGTACGTCAAatgtatcataaaaaaatgtggGCAATTGTTAAAATACAAACACATGTACGTAGATTAATTGCACAAAGatgttataaaaaacaaatgtatgAATATAGATTACATATTGAAGCATTAAAATTACGTAAAATTGAAGAACGTGAATTAAAAGAACAGGGTAATAAACGTGCTAAAGAAATTGCTGAAAGAAATTATCAACAACGTATACAAGAattagaaagaaaagaaattgaaattgctattgaagataaaagaagaatggaaattaaaaaaaatattataaatgatgCTGCTAAAAAACAAGATGAACCAGTTGATGATAGTAAACTTGTTGAGGCAATGTTTGATTTTTTGCCAGATTCAAGTAGTGAAGCACCAACACCAGCACGTGAAACATctgtatttaatgatttacCTGGTATACATAATGATTcacgtgataataataatcaaattaaaagaaaagcattaattaatcatgcaaataataaaaataatgatgatgaagataacGGAGATGATGAAAGCAATgatattcatcatcatcatcatcaacaacatcaacaccaTAATCGTGGTAAAGCTAATGCTAATGTTAATgcaaatgatattgatgatgatgatgatgaaaatgaaaataatcatgataatgctgacgatgatgatgatgatgataatattgatgttgataatgatgatgatgataataataacaatgccaataatattattgaagatttaactgaatataaatttcaaaaatttgcaGCTACATATTTTCAGGGTAATATTACACATCAATATTCACGTAAACCATTAAAACATCCATTGTTACAATTGTTGACACAAGGTGATCAACTTGCTGCACAAGCATTGTGGATAACAATATTACGTTTTACTGGTGATTTACCAGAACCAAGATATCATACAATGAATCGTGATACAACATCTGTTATGTCAAAAGTAACAGCAACACTTGGACGTAATTTTATACGTAGTAAAGAATTTCAAGAAGCACAAATGATGGGTATGGATCCAGAtacatttaaacaaaaacCACGTTCAATACGTCATAAATTAGTTAGTTTaacattaaaaagaaaaaataaattaggtGATGATGTTAGAAGAAAATTACAAGATGATGAATATACTGCTGATAGTTATCAATCATGGTTGGAATCACGTCCAACATcaaatcttgaaaaattacattttattattggtCATGGTATACTTAGAGCTGAATTAAGAGATGAAATATACTGTCAAATATgtaaacaattaacaaataatccATCAAAATCATCACATGCAAGAGGTTGGATATTGTTGTCATTATGTGTTGGTTGTTTTTCaccatcaataaaatttgtaaattatttacgtTCATTTATAAGAGATGGACCACCAGGTTATGCACCATATTGTGAAGATCGTTTAAAACGAACATTTAATAATGGTACAAGAAATCAACCACCAAGTTGGCTTGAATTACAAGCAACAAAATCTAAAAAACCAATAATGCTACCAATAACATTTATGGATGGTAATACTAAAACATTATTAGCTGATTCAGCAACAACAGCACGTGAATTATGTAATCAATTATCAGATAAAATATCTTTACGTGATCAATTTGGTTTTTCATTGTATATTGCATTATTTGATAAAGTATCATCATTAGGTAGTGGTGGTGATCATGTTATGGATGCAATATCACAATGTGAACAATATGCTAAAGAACAAGGTGCACAAGAAAGAAATGCACCATGGCgtttattttttcgtaaagAAATATTTGCACCATGGCATGAACCAACTGAAGATCAAGTTgcaacaaatttaatatatcaacaagTTGTTAGAGGTGTTAAATTTGGTGAATATAGATGTGATAAAGAAGATGATTTAGCTATGATTGCTGcacaacaatattatattgaatataataatgatatgaaTATTGATAGATTATATGCATTATTACCAAATTATATACCAGATTATTGTTTAACTGGTATTGATAAAGCAATTGATAGATGGGGACATCTTGTATTACaagcatataaaaaaagttattatcttaaagaaaatattagaTCATTACGTGTTAAAGAAGATATTGTTAGTTATGCTAAATTTAAATggccattattattttcacgttTTTATGAAGCATATAAAAATTCAGGACCAAATTTACCTAAAAATGATGTTATTATTGCTGTTAATTGGACTGGTGtttatgttgttgatgatcaaGAACAAGttttattagaattatcaTTTCCAGAAATAACAACAGTATCTagtcaaaaaacaaataaaatatttacccaAACATTTTCATTGTCAACTGTACGTGGTGAAGAATTTACATTTCAAAGTCCAAATGCTGAAGATATACGTGATttggttgtttattttttagaagGTTTAAAAAAACGTAGTAAATATGTTATTGCATTACAAGATTATAAACCACCAATTGATAATacatcaacatttttaaattttaataaaggtgatttaataatacttgatgatgataatactgGTGAAAGTGTGTTAAATAATGGTTGGTGTATTGGTATATCAGATAAAACTGGTGAAAAAGGAGATTTTCCAGCAGAAACTGTTTATGTATTACCATCTCTAACAAAACCACCAaatgatatattatcattattttcaattgacgaTAATAATACagtttataataacaataacaataataaattttattcacaacaaaataatattaatagtaatagtggtagtattaataatatatcaacaacaacaacaacaacagcaacaattaATGGCATTGATATTATCAAAGATAAACCACATACATTAATTGATTATGCTATTGATCATTTTAGATTACCACCTAAAAGAACAATATCAAAAACACTAACAACAGCAGCAAGAAGAgctaatattaataataatattaatggtaataataatagtaataatataaataatattgatgatatttggCGTCATTCAAGAGAGCCAATAAAGGCACCATTATTacgtaaattaatatcaaaagatGAACTTGCTGAAGAGGCATGTTATTCATTTAatgcaatattaaaatacatggGTGATTTACCAACAAAAAGGCCACGTATTGGTAATGAATATACGGATATTATATTTGATGGtccattaaaaaatgaaatattacgtgatgaaatatattgtcaaataatgaaacaattaactgataataaaaatcgtTTAAGTGAAGAAAGAGGAtgggaattaatgtggcttgCAACTGGTTTATTTGTATGTAGTCAAAGTTTATTGAAggaattaacattatttttacgtACACGTAGACATCCAATATCACAAGATTCACTTCAAAGATtacaaaaaacattgaaaaatggACAACGTAAATATCCACCACATCAAGTTGAAGTTGAAGCAATACAACATAAAACAAcacaaatatttcataaagtttattttcCTGATGATACTGATGAAGCATTTGAAGttgattcatcaacaaaagCTAAAGATTTTTGTCATAATATATCACaaagattaaatttaaaatcatctgAAGGTTTtagtttatttgttaaaattgcTGATAAAGTTATATCAGTACCAGAAGgtgattttttctttgattttgtACGTCATTTAACTGATTGGATTAGAAAAACAAGACCATCTAGAGATGGTATATCACCACAATTtacatatcaagttttttttatgaaaaaattatggacAAATACTGTACCtggaaaagataaaaatgctgatttaatatttcattttcatcaagaGCTACCAAAGCTATTGAgag gTTATCATAAATGTACAAAAGAAGAAGCATCAAGATTAGCTGCACTAGTTTATCGTGTACGTTTTGgtgaaaataaacaagaaCTTCAAGCAATTcc TCAAATGCTGAGAGAATTAATACCTGGTGATTTGGTTAAAATTCAAAGTACCAATGATTGGAAAAGATCAATAATTGCTGCTTACAATCAAGATgctg gaATGAGTCCAGAAGATgcaaaaataacatttttaaaaattgtctaTCGTTGGCCAACATTTGGATCAGCATTTTTTGAAGTTAAACAAGGAACAGAACCAAATTATCcagaattattattgattgctATAAACAAACATGGAGTTAGTTTGATACATCCACAAACAAAG GATATACTGGTAACTCATCAATTTACAAGAATCTCAAATTGGTCATCTGGTAATACATATTTCCACATGACTATTGGAAATTTAGTTAGAGGCTCGAAACTTTTATGTGAAACATCATTAGGATATAAAATGGATGATTTATTAACATCATATATTTCACTTATGCTGACAAATATGAACAAACAACGAACAATACGAATACccaaatcataa